Proteins from a genomic interval of Salvelinus alpinus chromosome 7, SLU_Salpinus.1, whole genome shotgun sequence:
- the LOC139580325 gene encoding uncharacterized protein isoform X2: MLPRISAYLLLSLCLSWGMSASLVRNITPEEEVPEAETMFKDDTVAAAVDIRVEADTGVADSLVVDDTPAAVDIRVEADTGVADSLVADDTPAAVDIRVEADTVVADSLVVDDTPAAVDIRVEADTGVADSLVVDDTPAAVDIRVEADTGVADSLVVDDTPAAVDIRVEADTGVADSLVVYDTPAAVDIRVGADTGVADSLVVDDTPAAVDIRVEADTGVADSLAVDDTPAAVDIRVEADTGVADSLAVDDTPAAVDIQVEADTGVADSLAVDDTPAAVDIRVGADTMVADTLVVDDTPAADDIRVGADTGVADSLVVDDTPAAVDIRVEADTGVADSLAVDDTPAAVDIRVEADTRVADSLVVDDTPDAVDIRVGTDTGVADSMVVDDMPAVEEPVEDTPVAEDLVADKPVADTVVAGAFVAKEPVADSPVADAPLVDAPVMAEVPDTEALMADMPVVEDPAYMDLETLVKESRITEAMVKELSAQVEEEDLIKETEIQDAILKDLADQEALEEAAEAEAEAPAEDPASPVVPVVEAQEEDSDWGLVSIRESLQAANGYFDSLVELMGGRNGLCQYKCKYGKIPVHRVGYVTPEPNGCSSDLLGFQFDMGIPAMTQCCNQLDSCYDTCGSDKNRCDSKYRSCLHAICSDLKKSLGLVSKVKACESVADALYNTVWTLGCRSFMNSQREACHCDGEERDEL; this comes from the exons ATGCTGCCTCGCATCTCAGCctatctcctgctctctctctgcctctcctggGGGATGTCTGCTTCTCTGGTCAGGAACATCACTCCTGAAGAGGAAGTCCCAGAAGCAGAAACCATGTTCAAGGATGACACCGTTGCTGCTGCTGTAGATATCCGGGTGGAGGCTGATACCGGGGTGGCAGATAGCCTGGTTGTTGATGATACTCCTGCTGCTGTAGATATCCGGGTGGAGGCTGATACCGGGGTGGCAGATAGCCTGGTTGCTGATGATACTCCTGCTGCTGTAGATATCCGGGTGGAGGCTGATACCGTGGTGGCAGATAGCCTGGTTGTTGATGATACTCCTGCTGCTGTAGATATCCGGGTGGAGGCTGATACCGGGGTGGCAGATAGCCTGGTTGTTGATGATACTCCTGCTGCTGTAGATATCCGGGTGGAGGCTGATACCGGGGTGGCAGATAGCCTTGTTGTTGATGATACTCCTGCTGCTGTAGATATCCGGGTGGAGGCTGATACCGGGGTGGCAGATAGCCTGGTTGTTTATGATACTCCTGCTGCTGTAGATATCCGGGTGGGGGCTGATACCGGGGTGGCAGATAGCCTGGTTGTTGATGACACTCCTGCTGCTGTAGATATCCGGGTGGAGGCTGATACCGGGGTGGCAGATAGCCTGGCTGTTGATGATACTCCTGCTGCTGTAGATATCCGGGTGGAGGCTGATACCGGGGTGGCAGATAGCCTGGCTGTTGATGATACTCCTGCTGCTGTAGATATCCAGGTGGAGGCTGATACCGGGGTGGCAGATAGCCTGGCTGTTGATGATACTCCTGCTGCTGTAGATATCCGGGTGGGGGCTGATACCATGGTGGCAGATACCCTGGTTGTTGATGATACTCCTGCTGCTGACGATATCCGGGTGGGGGCTGATACCGGGGTGGCAGATAGCCTGGTTGTTGATGATACTCCTGCTGCTGTAGATATCCGGGTGGAGGCTGATACCGGGGTGGCAGATAGCCTGGCTGTTGATGATACTCCTGCTGCTGTAGATATCCGGGTGGAGGCTGATACCAGGGTGGCAGATAGCCTGGTTGTTGATGATACTCCTGATGCTGTAGATATCCGGGTGGGGACTGATACCGGGGTGGCAGATAGCATGGTGGTTGATGACATGCCTGCAGTGGAGGAACCTGTAGAAGACACCCCAGTGGCCGAAGACCTGGTGGCCGACAAGCCTGTTGCAGATACCGTTGTAGCTGGGGCATTTGTAGCCAAGGAACCAGTTGCGGACTCCCCTGTTGCTGATGCTCCGCTAGTAGACGCCCCTGTCATGGCAGAAGTCCCAGACACAGAGGCCCTCATGGCGGACATGCCAGTGGTGGAAGACCCTGCTTACATGGATCTGGAGACCCTTGTTAAAGAGTCCCGGATAACAGAAGCCATGGTTAAAGAGTTGTCTGCCCAGGTGGAGGAGGAAGACCTCATTAAAGAGACTGAGATTCAGGACGCCATCTTGAAAGATTTGGCTGACCAGGAGGCCCTTGAAGAGGCAGCAGAGGCAGAAGCAGAAGCTCCAGCGGAGGATCCAGCCAGCCCTGTGGTACCTGTCGTCGAAGCCCAGGAAGAGGACTCTGACTGGGGCTTGGTTTCCATCAGAGAGAGCCTCCAGGCAGCCAATGGATACTTTGACTCCCTGGTGGAATTGATGGGGGGACGCAACGGATTGTGTCAGTACAAATGCAAATACG GTAAGATACCTGTGCATCGCGTTGGTTATGTGACCCCAGAGCCCAATGGTTGCAGCTCCGACCTCCTAGGATTCCAG TTTGACATGGGCATCCCAGCCATGACTCAGTGCTGTAACCAGCTGGACAGTTGCTATGACACCTGTGGCTCCGACAAAAACCGCTGTGATTCCAAGTACCGCTCGTGTCTCCACGCTATTTGCTCTGACCTGAAGAAGAGCCTGGGGCTTGTGTCAAAGGTCAAAG
- the LOC139580325 gene encoding uncharacterized protein isoform X1, with product MLPRISAYLLLSLCLSWGMSASLVRNITPEEEVPEAETMFKDDTVAAAVDIRVEADTGVADSLVVDDTPAAVDIRVEADTGVADSLVADDTPAAVDIRVEADTVVADSLVVDDTPAAVDIRVEADTGVADSLVVDDTPAAVDIRVEADTGVADSLVVDDTPAAVDIRVEADTGVADSLVVYDTPAAVDIRVGADTGVADSLVVDDTPAAVDIRVEADTGVADSLAVDDTPAAVDIRVEADTGVADSLAVDDTPAAVDIQVEADTGVADSLAVDDTPAAVDIRVGADTMVADTLVVDDTPAADDIRVGADTGVADSLVVDDTPAAVDIRVEADTGVADSLAVDDTPAAVDIRVEADTRVADSLVVDDTPDAVDIRVGTDTGVADSMVVDDMPAVEEPVEDTPVAEDLVADKPVADTVVAGAFVAKEPVADSPVADAPLVDAPVMAEVPDTEALMADMPVVEDPAYMDLETLVKESRITEAMVKELSAQVEEEDLIKETEIQDAILKDLADQEALEEAAEAEAEAPAEDPASPVVPVVEAQEEDSDWGLVSIRESLQAANGYFDSLVELMGGRNGLCQYKCKYGKIPVHRVGYVTPEPNGCSSDLLGFQVPDSFDMGIPAMTQCCNQLDSCYDTCGSDKNRCDSKYRSCLHAICSDLKKSLGLVSKVKACESVADALYNTVWTLGCRSFMNSQREACHCDGEERDEL from the exons ATGCTGCCTCGCATCTCAGCctatctcctgctctctctctgcctctcctggGGGATGTCTGCTTCTCTGGTCAGGAACATCACTCCTGAAGAGGAAGTCCCAGAAGCAGAAACCATGTTCAAGGATGACACCGTTGCTGCTGCTGTAGATATCCGGGTGGAGGCTGATACCGGGGTGGCAGATAGCCTGGTTGTTGATGATACTCCTGCTGCTGTAGATATCCGGGTGGAGGCTGATACCGGGGTGGCAGATAGCCTGGTTGCTGATGATACTCCTGCTGCTGTAGATATCCGGGTGGAGGCTGATACCGTGGTGGCAGATAGCCTGGTTGTTGATGATACTCCTGCTGCTGTAGATATCCGGGTGGAGGCTGATACCGGGGTGGCAGATAGCCTGGTTGTTGATGATACTCCTGCTGCTGTAGATATCCGGGTGGAGGCTGATACCGGGGTGGCAGATAGCCTTGTTGTTGATGATACTCCTGCTGCTGTAGATATCCGGGTGGAGGCTGATACCGGGGTGGCAGATAGCCTGGTTGTTTATGATACTCCTGCTGCTGTAGATATCCGGGTGGGGGCTGATACCGGGGTGGCAGATAGCCTGGTTGTTGATGACACTCCTGCTGCTGTAGATATCCGGGTGGAGGCTGATACCGGGGTGGCAGATAGCCTGGCTGTTGATGATACTCCTGCTGCTGTAGATATCCGGGTGGAGGCTGATACCGGGGTGGCAGATAGCCTGGCTGTTGATGATACTCCTGCTGCTGTAGATATCCAGGTGGAGGCTGATACCGGGGTGGCAGATAGCCTGGCTGTTGATGATACTCCTGCTGCTGTAGATATCCGGGTGGGGGCTGATACCATGGTGGCAGATACCCTGGTTGTTGATGATACTCCTGCTGCTGACGATATCCGGGTGGGGGCTGATACCGGGGTGGCAGATAGCCTGGTTGTTGATGATACTCCTGCTGCTGTAGATATCCGGGTGGAGGCTGATACCGGGGTGGCAGATAGCCTGGCTGTTGATGATACTCCTGCTGCTGTAGATATCCGGGTGGAGGCTGATACCAGGGTGGCAGATAGCCTGGTTGTTGATGATACTCCTGATGCTGTAGATATCCGGGTGGGGACTGATACCGGGGTGGCAGATAGCATGGTGGTTGATGACATGCCTGCAGTGGAGGAACCTGTAGAAGACACCCCAGTGGCCGAAGACCTGGTGGCCGACAAGCCTGTTGCAGATACCGTTGTAGCTGGGGCATTTGTAGCCAAGGAACCAGTTGCGGACTCCCCTGTTGCTGATGCTCCGCTAGTAGACGCCCCTGTCATGGCAGAAGTCCCAGACACAGAGGCCCTCATGGCGGACATGCCAGTGGTGGAAGACCCTGCTTACATGGATCTGGAGACCCTTGTTAAAGAGTCCCGGATAACAGAAGCCATGGTTAAAGAGTTGTCTGCCCAGGTGGAGGAGGAAGACCTCATTAAAGAGACTGAGATTCAGGACGCCATCTTGAAAGATTTGGCTGACCAGGAGGCCCTTGAAGAGGCAGCAGAGGCAGAAGCAGAAGCTCCAGCGGAGGATCCAGCCAGCCCTGTGGTACCTGTCGTCGAAGCCCAGGAAGAGGACTCTGACTGGGGCTTGGTTTCCATCAGAGAGAGCCTCCAGGCAGCCAATGGATACTTTGACTCCCTGGTGGAATTGATGGGGGGACGCAACGGATTGTGTCAGTACAAATGCAAATACG GTAAGATACCTGTGCATCGCGTTGGTTATGTGACCCCAGAGCCCAATGGTTGCAGCTCCGACCTCCTAGGATTCCAGGTACCAGATAGT TTTGACATGGGCATCCCAGCCATGACTCAGTGCTGTAACCAGCTGGACAGTTGCTATGACACCTGTGGCTCCGACAAAAACCGCTGTGATTCCAAGTACCGCTCGTGTCTCCACGCTATTTGCTCTGACCTGAAGAAGAGCCTGGGGCTTGTGTCAAAGGTCAAAG